One Cryptomeria japonica chromosome 9, Sugi_1.0, whole genome shotgun sequence genomic window carries:
- the LOC131858222 gene encoding uncharacterized protein LOC131858222, with amino-acid sequence MATDRLSALTDEFLSTHILSEFSYRNVVRLCLLSKRWRFLWKKITFLNFYWQDFEKQKDFEINVIISNALFHLDALFHLQIVLNGPKTADLNNWIRLAAEKKEMISYKISETEVTEVTLSNLKIVRVHIGTQKIGQAVNFLDFLLKNSPLCAISVFLSKRRSRIMLDKLLNLEKESRLSTAIRGWSTESKAICVLCGHYRV; translated from the exons ATGGCAACAGACAGGCTTTCTGCATTAACAGATGAGTTTCTTTCAACTCATATTCTGTCAGAGTTTTCCTACAGAAATGTAGTACGTTTGTGCTTGCTCTCGAAGAGATGGAGATTCTTATGGAAGAAAATAACCTTTCTCAATTTTTATTGGCAAGATTTTGAGAAACAAAAAGATTTTGAGATAAACGTAATAATTAGCAATGCTCTGTTTCACCTGGATGCTCTGTTTCACCTTCAAATCGTCTTGAATGGCCCCAAGACTGCCGATTTGAACAACTGGATTCGACTTGCAGCTGAAAAAAAG GAGATGATATCCTATAAGATTTCAGAGACAGAGGTAACAGAGGTGACATTGTCAAATTTGAAGATAGTGCGTGTCCATATTGGGACACAAAAGATTGGGCAGGCTGTGAATTTTCTAGATTTTCTTCTGAAAAATAGTCCATTATGTGCAATAAGTGTCTTTCTGTCAAAACGCCGCAGTAGAATCATGCTAGATAAATTGCTAAACTTGGAAAAGGAATCAAGATTATCCACTGCCATAAGAGGATGGTCAACAGAGTCCAAAGCAATTTGTGTGTTGTGTGGTCATTACAGAGTTTGA